In one window of Polynucleobacter sp. AM-7D1 DNA:
- a CDS encoding type II toxin-antitoxin system RelE/ParE family toxin — protein MRLLLTASFVKAIKKLHSQQKSELDNAVKSIGFDTSIGEAKVGDLLGVRVFKFQLPQQQCLLAYRILDEESIKLLTFGPHENFYRDLKRQDD, from the coding sequence ATGCGCTTACTCCTGACAGCTTCGTTTGTAAAAGCAATCAAAAAATTACATTCACAACAAAAATCTGAGTTAGATAACGCGGTTAAATCTATTGGTTTTGATACATCGATTGGAGAGGCTAAGGTTGGGGATCTACTGGGTGTGCGTGTTTTCAAGTTTCAACTTCCACAGCAACAGTGTTTGTTGGCTTATCGTATTTTGGATGAAGAAAGTATTAAGTTATTGACGTTTGGTCCGCATGAAAATTTCTATCGTGATTTAAAGCGGCAGGATGATTGA
- the xerD gene encoding site-specific tyrosine recombinase XerD, with the protein MTADQSLAPSTKVSIASTSQEAIERFCDACWLEDGLAQNSLSAYRRDLLLLAQWLQKDSGADLYSVSEKDLTAYIAHRRADKATTANRRLTVFKRFYRHALRMNLVKSDPCIGLRVAKQALRFPKTLSEDQVTALLNAPDVETSLGLRDRTMLELMYASGLRVTEIVSLKTVALGLNEGVIRVVNGKGGKERLVPFGGEAGQWLRRYLADARTPLLEGKSSDAVFVGRHTGTGLTRQAFWVLIKRYAAIANIPVALSPHTLRHAFATHLLNHGADLRVVQLLLGHVDISTTQIYTHVARERLKSIHQQHHPRGA; encoded by the coding sequence GTGACCGCTGATCAAAGCCTGGCTCCATCGACTAAGGTGTCGATTGCATCGACAAGCCAAGAGGCCATCGAGCGCTTCTGTGATGCTTGTTGGCTAGAAGATGGCTTGGCACAAAATAGTTTATCTGCTTATCGCCGAGATCTATTGCTCTTGGCGCAGTGGCTTCAAAAAGATTCAGGCGCTGATCTCTACAGTGTGTCGGAAAAAGATCTCACTGCTTACATTGCGCATCGACGCGCAGATAAAGCAACCACTGCTAATCGTCGACTGACGGTATTCAAGCGCTTTTATCGTCATGCTCTGCGCATGAATTTGGTAAAAAGCGACCCCTGCATTGGTTTACGTGTTGCTAAGCAGGCACTACGTTTCCCTAAAACTTTGAGTGAAGATCAGGTTACTGCTTTGCTGAATGCTCCCGATGTGGAAACTTCACTTGGATTGCGTGATCGCACTATGCTGGAGCTGATGTATGCCAGCGGCTTGCGTGTCACAGAAATCGTTTCTTTAAAGACAGTTGCTCTAGGATTAAATGAAGGTGTAATTCGGGTGGTGAACGGTAAGGGTGGCAAAGAGCGTTTAGTGCCTTTTGGTGGGGAGGCGGGGCAGTGGTTGCGTCGCTATTTAGCTGATGCCAGAACTCCATTACTTGAGGGTAAGTCTTCGGATGCGGTATTTGTGGGGCGCCATACGGGCACTGGTTTAACTCGTCAGGCTTTCTGGGTGCTGATTAAGCGTTACGCCGCGATTGCCAACATCCCCGTAGCTTTATCGCCCCATACCTTGCGCCATGCTTTTGCTACCCATTTACTCAACCATGGGGCAGATTTACGGGTGGTACAACTCCTTTTAGGCCATGTCGATATCTCTACTACACAGATCTATACCCACGTTGCTAGAGAGCGTCTGAAGTCGATCCATCAGCAGCACCATCCTAGAGGCGCATAA
- the plsY gene encoding glycerol-3-phosphate 1-O-acyltransferase PlsY, translating into MNLTLDLLLIPIAYLIGSISFAVVVSKCMRLPDPYSYGSGNPGATNVLRTGNKLAAVLTLIGDALKGYLAVMLARVLLGDESLTSTLNSWLLCGVVIAVFFGHLFPIFHGFRGGKGVATACGILFGINWILGLATLSTWIIVAMFMRYSSLAALAAAVFGPIYFVFLFGFQPMGIALLVVCLLLIWRHRSNIHNLMNGKESRIGSKKKGQS; encoded by the coding sequence ATGAATTTAACTTTAGATCTTTTGCTGATCCCGATTGCCTACCTGATTGGTTCCATTTCTTTTGCGGTAGTGGTGAGTAAGTGCATGCGTTTGCCTGATCCCTATTCTTATGGCTCTGGTAACCCAGGCGCAACCAATGTTCTTAGAACGGGTAACAAGCTGGCAGCGGTTCTCACTTTGATTGGTGATGCCTTAAAGGGTTATCTTGCCGTCATGTTAGCGAGAGTATTGCTCGGCGATGAGTCTTTGACATCAACACTCAATTCTTGGTTGTTATGTGGCGTGGTGATTGCAGTGTTCTTTGGGCATCTATTTCCGATCTTCCATGGCTTTAGGGGGGGGAAGGGTGTTGCAACTGCCTGCGGCATTTTGTTTGGCATTAATTGGATTTTGGGTTTAGCAACCTTAAGTACCTGGATCATTGTGGCGATGTTTATGCGCTACTCATCATTAGCTGCTCTAGCGGCTGCAGTCTTTGGCCCAATCTATTTTGTATTTTTGTTTGGCTTTCAGCCGATGGGCATTGCGCTGCTCGTAGTATGTCTTTTGCTGATTTGGCGCCATCGTAGCAATATTCATAATCTTATGAACGGCAAAGAAAGTCGTATTGGCTCCAAGAAAAAAGGACAGTCATGA